The following proteins are encoded in a genomic region of Aquella oligotrophica:
- the uppS gene encoding polyprenyl diphosphate synthase codes for MTRIIPKHIAIIMDGNGRWAKRRFLPRVAGHVKGVNTLKKMVIHCDAIGVKHLTVFAFGRENWNRPQSEVSFLMKLMLKRLQKELAEMHERNAIIKFIGDRSRLNDQLLREINHSEKLTANNSGLHFNICLDYSGQYDILQAVNRIITEKRTSQISEAEFANYLLTNGQPAPELLIRTSGESRISNFMLWQIAYTEIFLSELCWPDFDTTALDKAIEWYNSRERRFGKTSEQLKG; via the coding sequence ATGACTAGAATAATCCCAAAGCATATTGCCATAATAATGGACGGTAACGGTCGTTGGGCAAAACGACGGTTCCTACCAAGAGTTGCCGGACATGTAAAAGGTGTCAATACATTAAAAAAAATGGTTATTCATTGTGATGCGATTGGAGTAAAGCACTTAACAGTATTTGCTTTCGGACGGGAAAATTGGAATAGACCACAATCTGAAGTTTCTTTTCTAATGAAGTTAATGTTAAAACGCCTACAAAAAGAATTGGCAGAAATGCATGAACGGAATGCGATTATAAAGTTTATTGGCGACAGAAGCAGACTAAATGATCAACTATTAAGAGAAATTAACCACTCTGAAAAATTAACCGCAAATAACTCTGGATTACACTTCAATATCTGTCTTGACTATAGTGGGCAATATGATATATTACAGGCAGTAAATCGGATAATTACAGAGAAGCGAACCAGCCAGATCAGTGAAGCTGAATTTGCAAATTATCTTTTGACGAATGGTCAACCAGCACCAGAATTATTGATCAGAACCAGTGGGGAATCAAGAATTAGTAATTTCATGCTATGGCAAATCGCCTATACTGAAATATTTTTATCCGAGTTATGTTGGCCAGATTTTGATACCACTGCTCTTGACAAGGCAATAGAATGGTATAATTCACGGGAACGGCGATTTGGAAAAACGTCAGAGCAATTGAAGGGGTAA
- the rsgA gene encoding ribosome small subunit-dependent GTPase A: MRQQQGLVINSHGRFFNVESNGKVYQSTAKGKKTEFVVGDTVAIDIINDNQASITELVPRNNLIYRSDHYRSKIIASNLSQLLIVIAVKPNFNIGFLDSCLICAESSAIKPVIIINKMDLPESTEFAQKLTDLYANTLGYEIIKLSALNNCEQLGNYLKNQRTLLIGQSGVGKSTITNQICPEANAKTGEIAKYETSGRHTTTHATLYHIDGNSDLIDCPGLQEFGLFHLDIEKVAWYFPEIRDHLGNCKFHNCLHLNEPGCQIKTMLNENLIDSNRYAFYCRLINNLKTKKHY; encoded by the coding sequence ATGAGACAGCAGCAGGGATTAGTTATCAATAGCCATGGACGCTTTTTTAATGTTGAATCTAATGGTAAAGTATATCAATCAACAGCAAAAGGTAAAAAAACTGAATTTGTGGTAGGCGATACAGTAGCAATTGATATTATCAATGATAATCAGGCATCAATTACTGAGCTAGTACCACGAAACAACCTGATATACCGCAGCGATCATTACCGCAGTAAAATAATTGCCAGTAATCTATCCCAACTATTGATTGTCATTGCAGTAAAACCTAATTTCAATATCGGGTTTCTTGATAGCTGCCTTATTTGTGCAGAGTCAAGTGCAATAAAACCAGTAATTATCATTAATAAAATGGATTTACCAGAATCAACTGAATTTGCTCAAAAGCTTACAGATCTCTATGCCAATACATTGGGTTATGAAATAATCAAGTTAAGTGCACTGAATAATTGTGAACAATTAGGAAATTACCTTAAAAACCAACGCACCCTGCTTATTGGTCAATCAGGGGTTGGCAAGTCAACCATTACTAACCAAATCTGCCCGGAAGCTAATGCAAAAACAGGAGAAATTGCCAAATATGAAACTAGTGGTCGTCATACTACTACACATGCAACACTATATCATATTGATGGAAACTCTGATCTAATTGACTGCCCAGGATTACAGGAGTTTGGCTTATTTCACCTTGATATTGAAAAAGTTGCTTGGTATTTTCCAGAAATTAGGGATCATCTAGGTAACTGCAAATTTCACAATTGTTTGCATCTTAATGAGCCTGGATGCCAGATAAAAACCATGCTGAATGAAAATTTAATCGATAGTAATCGATACGCTTTTTATTGCCGTTTAATAAATAATTTAAAAACAAAAAAACATTATTAG
- the smpB gene encoding SsrA-binding protein SmpB: MSIISNKKAYHDYFIEEKFEAGVVLEGWEVKAIRAGKGQLKDSYVKIKNNEIWLIGFNVNPMISTSTHIRADASRLKKLLLHRREIDRLIGKVEQRGYSLIALDLHYKKGKVKAEIALAKGKKLHDKRATEKEREGQREAAQAIKAHKRL; encoded by the coding sequence ATGAGTATTATAAGTAACAAAAAAGCTTACCACGATTATTTTATCGAAGAAAAATTCGAAGCTGGGGTTGTACTTGAAGGCTGGGAAGTTAAGGCTATTCGGGCAGGAAAAGGACAGCTCAAAGACAGCTATGTAAAAATCAAAAACAATGAAATTTGGCTAATCGGATTTAATGTTAATCCAATGATTTCCACAAGTACACATATTAGAGCAGATGCTAGCCGATTAAAAAAACTTTTGCTCCATCGTCGTGAAATAGATCGATTAATAGGTAAAGTTGAACAGCGTGGTTATAGTTTGATAGCATTGGACTTACACTACAAAAAGGGCAAAGTTAAGGCGGAAATCGCGCTAGCCAAAGGTAAGAAGCTCCACGACAAACGCGCAACTGAAAAAGAAAGAGAAGGACAGAGAGAAGCAGCTCAAGCTATAAAAGCACATAAACGCCTATAA
- a CDS encoding HAD family acid phosphatase has product MKKQFSTLFIGISLIYSGGIFAEANSSAPINNNKSTCISGNPKSSQGYDATMWYRDSAEKVALYNQAFALGLEKIKTRVKNDHLKSGKWGIILDIDETVLDNTEYQKRMVMSCGKFSESTMYSFMEEEISLATPGASNLTCKVQKLGGKVTLISNRNGSFDDKILQATIDNLKKADICFDNVILAKNQKDDDKNPRFQAVETGKYDGLISYSKLPPLKVIAYFGDNIQDFPKIKQSEAIKQNPNGEFYKKFGQEYFSLPNPTYGSWQRNQLN; this is encoded by the coding sequence ATGAAAAAACAATTTTCAACTTTATTCATTGGTATCAGTTTAATTTATAGCGGCGGAATCTTTGCCGAAGCAAATTCTAGTGCACCTATTAACAATAATAAGTCAACCTGCATTTCAGGTAATCCCAAATCATCACAAGGCTATGATGCTACAATGTGGTATCGCGATTCAGCCGAGAAAGTAGCATTATATAACCAAGCATTTGCCCTTGGATTGGAGAAAATTAAAACTAGAGTAAAAAATGATCATTTAAAATCTGGGAAATGGGGGATCATTCTTGATATAGATGAAACAGTTCTCGATAATACTGAATACCAGAAACGCATGGTAATGAGTTGCGGTAAATTTAGTGAGTCAACGATGTATTCATTTATGGAAGAAGAAATTTCACTAGCAACCCCAGGGGCAAGTAACCTTACTTGCAAGGTACAAAAACTTGGTGGCAAGGTAACTTTAATCTCCAACCGTAACGGTAGTTTTGATGACAAAATACTACAGGCAACTATAGACAATCTAAAAAAAGCTGATATCTGTTTTGATAATGTAATACTTGCTAAGAACCAGAAGGATGATGACAAAAATCCAAGATTTCAGGCTGTCGAAACAGGCAAATATGACGGACTAATTAGTTACAGTAAACTGCCACCATTAAAAGTAATTGCTTATTTTGGTGATAATATCCAAGATTTCCCGAAAATAAAACAAAGTGAGGCAATCAAACAAAATCCAAATGGTGAATTTTATAAAAAATTTGGACAGGAGTATTTTTCATTACCAAATCCAACCTATGGCAGCTGGCAACGTAATCAATTGAATTAA
- a CDS encoding M48 family metallopeptidase, translating to MNNWFSWIFAILLIFDVTLKYHLNLRQKDSILKFFNRVPEAFSKQITLEEHQKAGRYSQAKLQLARVELFFGAIVLLFFTFGGGINMIGQLSTFSNYPLTSQVCLIIAYSISSSVLFIPFSYYSTFKIEQEFGFNKMTIKLFIADLIKGTIIALLIGTPLLYLVIWLMQNLASSWWLWVWLVLVVFNLLILLIYPTFIAPLFNKFTPLEDLELKTKIETLLERCGFKSQGVFVMDGSKRSSHGNAYFTGLGSSKRIVFFDTLLKQLSHDEIIAVLAHELGHFKHKHIIKQMVISFGITLVGLYLFSLFISHEWFYNGMNVSIINNASGLILLFIITNLVSLPLAPISSFMSRKNEFEADDFAKKHSNSKDLINGLVKLYRDNASTLTPDDLYVKFYYSHPPASTRIANLEK from the coding sequence ATGAATAATTGGTTTAGCTGGATATTCGCAATTCTGCTTATTTTTGATGTAACACTTAAATATCATCTAAATTTGCGACAGAAAGATTCAATCCTCAAGTTTTTCAATAGAGTACCGGAAGCATTTAGTAAACAGATTACTTTAGAAGAACATCAAAAAGCAGGGAGATACTCTCAGGCAAAATTACAGCTTGCTAGGGTAGAGTTATTTTTTGGCGCAATTGTGCTACTTTTCTTTACTTTTGGTGGCGGAATTAACATGATTGGGCAGTTAAGCACATTTAGTAATTATCCATTAACTAGTCAGGTGTGCCTGATAATTGCTTATTCAATTTCTAGTTCAGTGCTATTCATTCCATTTAGTTATTATAGTACGTTTAAAATTGAGCAGGAGTTTGGTTTCAATAAAATGACTATAAAGCTCTTTATTGCAGACTTAATCAAGGGAACTATTATTGCTTTACTTATTGGTACTCCACTACTCTATCTGGTAATATGGCTAATGCAAAATCTTGCTAGTAGTTGGTGGCTATGGGTCTGGCTGGTTTTAGTTGTATTTAATCTGCTGATTTTATTAATCTACCCCACTTTTATTGCGCCATTATTTAATAAATTTACACCACTAGAAGATCTTGAGTTAAAGACTAAAATTGAAACTTTACTTGAAAGATGTGGATTTAAATCACAAGGCGTTTTTGTCATGGATGGATCAAAACGCTCTAGCCATGGTAATGCCTACTTTACCGGACTTGGCTCCAGTAAACGAATTGTATTCTTTGACACACTATTAAAGCAGCTTTCACACGATGAAATTATCGCTGTTCTTGCCCATGAGCTAGGACATTTCAAACATAAGCATATCATTAAACAAATGGTAATCTCATTTGGAATCACCCTAGTTGGTCTTTATTTATTTAGCCTATTTATAAGTCACGAATGGTTTTATAATGGAATGAATGTAAGTATTATAAATAATGCCAGCGGGCTAATCCTCCTTTTTATTATTACAAATTTGGTAAGTCTACCTCTGGCGCCAATTAGTAGCTTTATGTCACGTAAGAATGAATTTGAGGCTGATGATTTTGCCAAGAAGCATAGTAATAGCAAAGATCTAATAAACGGCTTAGTAAAACTATACCGAGATAATGCTAGCACCTTGACTCCTGATGACTTATACGTTAAATTTTATTACTCTCATCCTCCAGCAAGCACTAGAATAGCAAACCTGGAAAAATAG
- the frr gene encoding ribosome recycling factor has translation MTSEIKKQTETKMAKTLENYKGTLGKIRTGRAHAGILDHVQVDYYGSMMPINQVATVNVSDARTLNVQPFEAKMAGIIEKAIRDADLGLNPATNGSTVRVPMPPLTEERRKELIKVVKAEAEDAKVAVRNLRRDANNELKAKLKDKEITEDDDKRGQDEIQKITDKFIVEIDKLTIDKEKELLTV, from the coding sequence ATGACCAGCGAAATCAAAAAACAGACTGAAACTAAAATGGCGAAAACACTTGAAAATTACAAGGGTACTTTAGGTAAAATAAGAACTGGTCGCGCTCATGCTGGTATTCTTGATCATGTCCAAGTTGATTATTATGGTAGCATGATGCCAATTAATCAGGTTGCAACAGTTAATGTAAGTGATGCAAGAACGCTTAATGTCCAACCATTTGAAGCAAAAATGGCAGGTATAATCGAAAAAGCAATCCGAGATGCTGATCTAGGATTAAACCCAGCAACCAATGGCAGCACAGTTCGTGTGCCAATGCCACCATTAACAGAAGAGCGCCGTAAAGAGTTAATCAAGGTTGTAAAAGCTGAAGCTGAAGATGCTAAAGTAGCTGTTCGCAATTTACGCCGAGATGCAAATAACGAATTGAAAGCTAAGCTTAAAGATAAAGAAATCACCGAAGACGACGATAAACGTGGTCAGGATGAGATTCAAAAAATCACGGATAAATTTATCGTAGAGATTGATAAGTTAACTATTGATAAAGAAAAAGAACTATTAACAGTTTAA
- the dxr gene encoding 1-deoxy-D-xylulose-5-phosphate reductoisomerase yields MQNIIIFGSTGSIGKSTLDVIRLHKDKYKVFALSANSNLELAFTQCQEFSPTFVWIKNPEHAATLKIKLNEAKIKTTVLHTEKQLAELAAHPEVQIVMSAIVGSAGLIPTYHAAKTGKRILLANKESLVAGGAIITTTVRKNNAQLIPVDSEHSAIYQALPYNYASLKEVGVNKIILTASGGPFLNTPKEQLINAMAKEAVKHPNWSMGQKISIDSATLMNKGLELIEAQWLFSAAPQELDVIIHPQSIIHSMVEYIDSSIIAQMGTPDMKTPIAYALSSPKRIASGSKNLNFVELSELTFQKPDLDRFPCLQIALDSLKNNSKNAAIINAANEMAVEKYLKNQIKFYDIPKTIEKALIKFDGELINDIDELLVFDKIIREYCLDII; encoded by the coding sequence ATGCAAAATATAATTATTTTTGGCTCAACTGGCAGCATTGGTAAATCAACACTTGATGTTATCCGGCTACATAAAGATAAGTATAAAGTATTTGCATTGTCTGCCAATTCTAATCTGGAGCTAGCTTTTACCCAATGCCAAGAGTTTTCCCCTACTTTTGTTTGGATTAAAAACCCTGAACATGCTGCCACGCTAAAGATAAAACTAAATGAAGCAAAAATTAAAACAACGGTACTCCATACCGAAAAACAACTGGCAGAGCTAGCAGCACACCCTGAAGTACAAATAGTTATGTCTGCAATCGTAGGTAGTGCCGGGTTAATTCCAACCTACCACGCAGCAAAAACAGGCAAAAGGATACTCCTTGCCAATAAAGAATCCCTCGTTGCTGGTGGAGCTATAATTACTACTACCGTAAGAAAAAACAATGCGCAACTAATACCTGTAGATAGCGAGCACAGCGCCATCTATCAAGCATTACCTTACAATTATGCATCACTTAAAGAGGTTGGAGTAAATAAAATTATTCTGACAGCCTCTGGAGGTCCATTTTTAAATACTCCTAAAGAGCAGTTAATAAATGCAATGGCAAAAGAAGCGGTAAAGCATCCCAACTGGAGTATGGGGCAAAAAATTTCGATAGATAGTGCAACTTTAATGAATAAGGGGCTCGAATTAATTGAGGCGCAATGGTTATTCAGCGCTGCACCGCAAGAACTTGATGTAATTATCCACCCACAAAGCATTATTCACTCAATGGTAGAGTATATCGATAGTTCAATCATTGCTCAGATGGGAACTCCGGACATGAAAACTCCAATTGCTTATGCACTAAGTAGTCCGAAAAGAATAGCATCAGGAAGTAAAAATTTAAACTTCGTGGAACTTAGTGAACTCACTTTCCAAAAACCAGACTTAGATAGATTTCCATGTTTGCAAATCGCACTTGATAGCTTGAAAAACAATAGTAAAAATGCTGCGATAATAAATGCTGCCAATGAAATGGCAGTTGAAAAATATCTAAAGAATCAAATTAAATTTTATGATATACCAAAAACAATTGAGAAGGCCTTGATCAAATTTGACGGAGAGTTGATTAATGATATTGACGAGCTTCTGGTGTTTGATAAAATAATTAGAGAATATTGTCTTGACATTATTTAA
- a CDS encoding phosphatidate cytidylyltransferase yields the protein MGFSVACWLLCLIAIYELATMYKFNLTETIALLVINTAIVVAINQINYDFSQVMRIVSVTIWCFVVPMILIFTPKRFSKITIAIFAIALFVPAYYSLVVIHAIFGSWQLISLMAIAWVADSGAYFVGKAFGKRKLAPKISPGKSIEGAAGGILLVILYLLTLKFFNVAVYLANYRAAIKFALILTVVSVIGDLFESWLKRVAQVKDSGNILPGHGGVFDRVDSLIAVLSIGFALIWVA from the coding sequence TTGGGCTTTTCCGTTGCCTGCTGGTTACTTTGCCTGATTGCTATCTATGAACTTGCTACAATGTATAAGTTTAATTTGACTGAAACTATAGCATTATTAGTAATAAATACCGCCATAGTCGTAGCAATAAATCAAATCAACTATGACTTCAGTCAGGTTATGCGAATAGTTTCCGTCACCATCTGGTGCTTTGTTGTGCCAATGATTTTGATTTTTACACCGAAACGATTTTCAAAGATTACCATTGCCATATTTGCTATTGCGCTTTTCGTCCCAGCCTACTACTCACTAGTTGTAATTCATGCCATTTTTGGCTCTTGGCAATTAATTAGTTTGATGGCTATAGCTTGGGTTGCCGATAGTGGTGCTTATTTTGTGGGTAAAGCCTTTGGCAAACGCAAGCTTGCCCCTAAAATTAGCCCGGGTAAAAGCATTGAAGGAGCAGCTGGTGGAATCTTACTAGTAATACTTTACCTACTAACCCTTAAATTTTTTAATGTAGCAGTGTATCTAGCAAATTATCGAGCAGCAATTAAATTCGCTCTAATCCTTACCGTTGTTAGTGTAATTGGTGATCTTTTTGAATCATGGCTAAAACGCGTAGCACAGGTCAAAGATAGTGGAAATATCTTACCAGGACATGGTGGAGTATTTGATCGGGTAGATAGTCTGATTGCAGTTCTATCTATTGGATTTGCCTTGATTTGGGTTGCATAA
- the adk gene encoding adenylate kinase, giving the protein MSIILLGAPGAGKGTQAQFITEKFKIPQISTGDMLRNAIKAGTELGKQAKKIMDAGHLVSDEIVIGLVKERIKEADCKNGYLFDGFPRTTAQADALRDAGVKIDYVMEIAVPDEQIIARLSGRRVHPASGRTYHTEHNPPKIQGKDDLTGEDLIQRDDDKEETIKKRLQVYHAQTSVLCKYYANEKDVKFVTIDGTQSVGKVTEEVLQALSNA; this is encoded by the coding sequence ATCAGTATTATTTTACTTGGCGCACCAGGAGCAGGCAAAGGTACTCAGGCACAGTTTATTACCGAAAAATTTAAAATCCCGCAAATTTCAACTGGTGATATGTTGCGAAATGCAATAAAAGCTGGTACAGAACTGGGGAAACAAGCCAAAAAAATTATGGATGCTGGTCACTTGGTATCAGACGAGATAGTAATTGGTCTCGTAAAAGAAAGAATTAAAGAAGCTGACTGTAAAAATGGATATCTATTCGATGGTTTCCCTAGGACGACAGCACAAGCAGATGCATTGCGCGATGCTGGGGTGAAAATAGACTACGTAATGGAAATTGCTGTGCCGGATGAGCAAATTATTGCAAGATTATCTGGACGCCGGGTCCATCCTGCGTCAGGTAGAACATATCACACAGAACATAACCCACCCAAAATTCAAGGTAAAGATGATTTAACTGGAGAAGACCTAATCCAACGCGATGATGATAAAGAAGAAACCATAAAAAAACGTCTTCAGGTATATCATGCACAAACTTCGGTATTATGCAAATACTACGCCAATGAAAAAGATGTAAAATTTGTTACTATTGACGGAACTCAAAGTGTGGGTAAAGTTACCGAAGAGGTGCTTCAGGCACTATCTAACGCCTAG